DNA sequence from the Paenibacillus azoreducens genome:
TACGGGACCATTTAAAACGCGGCAACAAAATCATTTGCGTCAGCACGCAGCTTATTGAGGCCGGGGTGGATGTCAGTTTCAAATGCGTGATTCGCTCCTTGGCCGGACTGGATTCCATTGCGCAGGCTGCGGGGAGATGTAACAGACATGGGGAAAGCGAGCTACAGCAGGTTTATGTGATCGATCATATGGAAGAGAACCTGAAATTTTTGCGGGAGATCAAGGAAGGCAAAGAGATTTCGAAAAAAATCCTCATCGATTTAAAACGTGATCATACCCAACATGGCGGCAATATTTTATCGCTGGAAGCGATGGAGCGGTATTTTACAGAGTTTTATTCAAAATTTCATTCGAAGCTGGAGTATCCTTTACCGAAATTAGGTACGGATGTTACCATCACCAGGCTGCTTGCAGCTGACAAAAGAGAGAACTCGTATTATCAAGCTTATAAAAATAACAAGGGGGCGCTTCCATTATTTTTGGCCAACAGTTATAAAACGGCGGCAGAGCACTTTCATGTCATCGACGATCTGACCACTTCGGTGATCGTTCCATATGGGGACGAGGGAAAAGATCTGATAGCGGACTTAAACGGTGATCGGAACATTGAGGATCTGACGCGTTTATTGCGAAGAGCACAGCAATATACTATCAACTTGTTTAAATATGAGCTGGATCAATTGGATAAAAACAATGGCCTGGCAAGCTGCCTTGACGGAAAGGTATTGGTGTTAAAAGAAGGGGCTTATAGCGATGAATTTGGCCTCGATTTGGAGAACGACAGCGGGTTTGATTTGAGTATGTACTAAATATATAGAATAAAAACCTATCTGTTCATAACAAGATAGGTTTTTATATCATTCAAAATAATTTTAAATCCACGCTGTTGAAGAAATAGCGACAAGTAATTATTGCATATATAGCATTTTGTGTAAATGATTCTTATTATGAATAATATTATAGACGAAATTAGTATTTTGTTTTATTATGGAAACTAAGGAAGATAATTGGAGGTGTTATTTCTGTAATGTAGTTGATTGAAGAAATTTGAAATGGAATCTGCTCCAACAGAATTGTTACTTGTTTCCTCTGGTCTAGTTTCTGTAGCAAGCGGGAGTTGAAGTCCCTGATGTGATTTGTCCCATACTCAATGAACGCAAGGAGATTGGGACAACTTTTCGCTCCAAGAATAATTATAAGGAAGTCTTGTATTATGTTTGTTAAATGCGCTGAGCCATCGAATATACATTCAGATTTTCGAGCTTTGATAAATCTTCAAAAGAAGCTTATCAGAGATTTTAGTCAAGTAAGATGTCAGATACAGAATTGGTTGGACTGTTTTTTTCCGAAGTATGGACAAGTATTTAAAGATTGGGAGGGCAAGGCATCGTTAATAACACTAAGCGAATTTCCGACTCCAACTGAAATTGTAATGTTAGGTCCGAAAGCAATTTTATGTCGTTGGAAGAAAGACGTAAAACGTGCGGTTGGATACAAACGAGCAGTCCAGTTATTTGAAGCGGCGAATCAATCTATTGAGCTTAGCAAAGGGTTGAAAACAGCGGAAATTGAGCTAAGAATGCTCCTCGAAAAATATAAAATGCTCGGCAAACATCTTACGGAGATTCTGACTGAGTTGAGACGGTTATTAGTTCAAATTTCAGGAGCCAAAGAGATGCTGGTCATGCCCGACCTTTCCATCATAAACCTAGCTAGCTATTTATCTGAGTTGGAACACCCTAGAAACAATTGATTTTTCGACAATGTTTTCAAACAAGCTGAAGCTGTGAGACAACGATATACAATTACGATGATTTTCCTGTTTACATGGGGGAAGCTGATCGGAATGGCGTGGATGTTAATAATTGATTGAGATTAATATTCAGAACTTTTCTCCGTCATTTCCCCCTAATGATTATGTATTTAGTTGTTTATCATCCATCATTGAGAAATGAAGATTACAACGTCTAAAAGTAAGTGGGGGCAGATATTAAATTGCGAAAGGAGGTGATTCTATGAGAAATGCAATCGAATTCGAAGTTTATGGAAATTATGCGCTTTTTACGGACCCCTTAACCAAATTGGGCGGGGAAAAGCTATCCTATCAGGTGCCAACTTACCAAGCGATTAAAGGCATCGTTGAAAGCATTTACTGGAAGCCGACCCTCATCATGATTGTCGATGAGATTCGTGTCATGAATGCAATTCGTATGGAGTCTAAAGGCATTCGTCCGATTGAATACGGGGGCGGCAACACGCTTGCAAACTATACCTATTTAAAAGATGTCCGCTATCAGGTGCGGGCTCATTTTGAATTCAATCTGAATCGCCCGGATTTAGCACATGACCGTAATGAACATAAGCATCATAATATTTTAAAACGTTCTCTCAAAGCGGGGGGCCGCAGAGATATTTTTCTGGGAGCCCGCGAATGTCAGGGGTATGTGGAGCCGTGCGAATTTGGTTCAGGCGATGGATTTTATGATGGATATGGCGAGATTCATCTCGGCAATATGGTGCATGGGATCAATTATCCGGATGAAACAGGGCGGGATCAGATGGAAGTCCGTTTATGGATTCCTAAAATGAAGGATGGCTATATTAAATTTGACCGACCAGAGGATTGCCCTCAGGTTCGAGTGATCTCAGAAATGAAGCCGAAGCATTTTGATGAAAACAATGTAGAATCGGTTGACGATCTTTTTGCCCAAATGGAAGGGGGTGAAGCTCTTTGAGTTGGTTGCTGAATTTATATGAGACCTATGAATCTAACTTGGACTTGGTTGGTGAAATCGAAACAAGAGCGAATGACCAGGAATTCACATTGCTGCCCATTTCCCACACCACCCAAAATGCTCACATTGAAGTCACCGTTTCGGAAAATGGTGAATTTCACTCGGCGTCCGTAATTGACAAAAAGGATGCAAGCACATTAATTCCATGTACGGAAAAATCGGCGAGCCGTGCGGGGAAGGTCATCTCTCCATATCCCTTGCATGACAAACTCGTTTATGTTGCCGGGGATTTCACGGCATATGCGGGAAGTGGGAATGAAGCGGAATCTTTTGCCCATTACATCAAGCAGTTGGGGGATTGGGCGAACTCTTCGTATGCCACTTGGAAAGTTCGGAGTATCTATAACTATCTCAAAAAAGGCTGCTTGATTCAGGATCTGATCAAAGAACGCATTTTATTCGTGGATACGGACAAACGCCTGATTGAGAAATGGGATAAAAAGTATGAGTCGCTGTATCCCGAAAAGCCGTTTATTTTTTCCGTACTTGCGGGAGGGCAGGAGAGTGCTTTTGTCCGGTTTAATGTACGGGCGCGGGATATTGAGAAGGATGTATGGGATGATCAGGAGATGTACAAGTCCTGGATCGATTACTATCAAAACCTGCTCGGCGATGAGGATATTTGCTTTGTCACGGGAAACAGGCAGCCAAGCACCGACAAACATGCCAACAAAATCCGGAATGCGGCGGACAAAGCTAAATTAATTTCGGCCAATGACTCAAGCGGTTTTACATATCGGGGCCGGTTTAATGCAAGCCATGACGCTGCCAGCATTAGTTACGAGGTGTCGCAAAAAGCGCATAATGCGTTGAAATGGTTGATTAATCGCCAAGGGAAAATCATTGATCTACGGGTATTTTTGATTTGGGGAAATGATGATCTTAATGTGCCCGACCCTACCGAGGATACGTTTGCGATTGGTCCTGCACCAACTGAAGTTGCAGCCAAGAGGTCTTTTACGAACCGGGAATATGCCCAAGAAGTATACAAATTAATGGACGGTTACAAAAGCAACTTGTCGAGCAAACCGAAGATTAATATCCTGGTCCTTGATTCGGCGACAACGGGGCGCATGGCCGTACTTTATTACCGGAACATGGATAAAGAAATCTATTTGGAAAAGCTGAAAGATTGGCATACAAGTTGCGCATGGCTGCATCGCTACCGTAAAAACCGTGAAGGGGATTTTGTGCAGTTTTATGGAGCCCCGGCAACCAAAGATATTGCATTTGCCGCTTACGGACCGCGAGCGAATGAAAAAATCGTCAAAGGTTTGATGGAGCGGATGCTGCCATGCATCGTCGACGGTGCCAACATTCCTCAAGATATTGTCAAAAGCGCTTTTCACCGCGCCTCAAATCCGGTGTCGATGGAAAAGTGGGAGTGGGAAAAAACGCTCAGCATTACATGCGCGTTGATCAATAAAACATTGAAGACCAGAAAGGAGGAGTTTGGTTTGGCATTGAATACGGAAAACGATGATCGCGACTACTTATTTGGCCGCTTATTAGCCGTTGCGGATGTACTGGAAAGACGGGCTCTCGGGGACGAGACGCGTGCGACGAACGCAATCCGTTATATGAACTCTTTTTCCATGCATCCCGAAAGAACCTGGATGACTATTCAAAGAAGTTTGCAGCCATATCAAGCACGGTTGGGGACAAAAGCTACCTATCTTACGAAGATTATGGATGAAATCGCTTCGAAATTTAAAGTGGAGGATTTCAATAATAGGTCGTTAAGCGGCAAATATTTGTTAGGTTTTTATAGCCAAAGACATGAGCTTTATCAAAAGAAAGAAAACAATAACGATGCCAATGAAGCATCCGGTGAGGAGTGATTGCGATGTCAGTATTAGATCATAAAATCGATTTTGCCGTCGTGTTATCTGTAAAAGGCGCTAATCCCAATGGAGACCCGTTAAACGGTAATCGTCCAAGACAAAATTATGACGGGCATGGAGAAATATCGGATGTGGCGATTAAACGGAAAATCCGAAACAGGCTGCAGGATATGGGAGAACCGATTTTTGTACAATCTAATGACCGAAAAACCGATGCGTTCAGCAGCTTAAGAGAACGTGCCGATGCGAATGAGGAACTGAATAAAATACTGAAATCAAAGACAGCATCAGGCGATGATTTTGCTAAAATCGCATGTGAGTCCTGGATCGATGTCCGCAGCTTTGGGCAGGTGTTCGCGTTTAAGGGTGGGGCGGATAAAGGCGTATCCGTAGGTGTGAGAGGCCCTGTATCAATTCATACGGCGACCAGCGTTTTACCAATTGATATTACCAGTATGCAGATCACGAAAAGCGTGAACTCGGAGCCGGGGAAGGACCGGGGATCGGATACGATGGGGATGAAGCATCGCGTGGATTTTGGTGTATACGTTTTTTATGGCAGCATCAATACTCAACTGGCTGAAAAGACAGGCTTCTCAAACGAAGATGCAAACAAGATCAAAGAAGCGCTGGTAACATTGTTTGAAAATGATGCATCGGCAGCCAGACCGGACGGAAGTATGGAGATTCATAAGGTATACTGGTGGGAACATAATTCAAAATTGGGTCAATACTCTTCCGCCAAAGTACATCGTTCATTAACCGTAGAACCACGTGTTGAGGAACCAAAATCTTTTGATGAATATGTTATTGAACTCACGGAGCTTGATGGTCTGAAGGTTGAGATTCTGGATGGCCTATAATGATGAAGATGATTATTTGATGCTGTCTGGCATCCAGCATTTTCAATTCTGCAAGCGGCAATGGGCACTCATTCATATCGAACAACAATGGGAAGAGAATGTAAAGACGATCGAAGGGCAGTATCTCCACCGCAATGCAGACCAACCGTTTACGAGAGAAAAGCGCGGCGATAAACTTGTCGTCCGCGCGATGTCTGTCAAGTCGCATGAACTGAAGATGAGCGGCATTTGCGATGTGGTCGAGTTCGTACAAGATAGCCGTGGAGTAGAGATTAATGGAGCCGAGGGCAAATATTTAGTTTTCCCGGTTGAGTATAAACGCGGCAAGCCTAAAACGGATGAGTCGGATGTGCTGCAATTGGCTGCTCAGGCAATCTGTCTCGAGGAGATGCTGCTATGTGAAGTACAGATGGGCTTTATTTTTTACCAAGAACTGAAACATAGGGTTGAAGTGTCACTAACGGATGACGTAAAACAAAAAGTCAGATCGGTTGTGGCTGAGATGCATGATTATTATAAGCGTGGCCATACTCCCAAAGTTAAAACTGGTCCATTTTGCAAAAATTGTTCGCTCCATTCCATTTGCTTGCCATCCCTAATGACAAAACGGACTGTGCGAAGCTATATAGAAGGGAAGATCCGGGATGAAGCGTCTTCTTAATACGTTATATGTCACGCAACCAGATATATATTTATCACTGGACGGGGATAATATTGTGTTGCTGAAGGAACAAGAGAAGGTTGGACGTTTGCCGCTGCACAATCTGGAATCTATTGTCGCTTTTGGTTATACGGGCGCCAGTCCGGCACTAATGGGGTATTGTGCGGAGCGGAATATAGCGATCACATTTATGACGATGAGCGGGAGGTTTTTGGCTCGTGTTATTGGACAAAGCAAAGGGAATGTGGTGTTGCGTAAGAAGCAGTATCTTATCTCTGCGGATGAATCTTTGTCTGTAAAAACTGCCCGCAACTTTATTATCGGCAAAATATATAACCACAAATGGATAATTGAGCGAATGACTCGCGACTATCCGCTTCGAATTAATGTGGCTGAATTCAAGGAAATTTCCGGGCAGCTATCATCCATTATTTTAGATGTAAGAGCGTGCGAGGACCTAGAGCGGTTAAGAGGATTGGAAGGACAAGCTGCATTCAGCTACAATAAGGCGCTGGGACAAATGATTTTGCAGCAGACAGACGATTTTTATTTTCGTTCCCGCTCTCGTAGGCCTCCGCTGGATAATATGAATGCGATGCTTTCTCTGGCGTACACATTGCTGGCAAATGATATGGCTGCCGCCCTGGAAGCGGTTGGGCTGGATGCCTATGTTGGATTCCTGCACCGGGATCGTCCCGGGCGGGCATCTTTGGCACTTGATGTTATGGAAGAGCTGCGGGGAGTCTACGCTGACAAATTTGTTTTGACCTTGATCAATAAGAAGATTGTAAACAAGGATGATTTTTATACAAAAGAAAACGGCGCTGTTTTGATGACAGATGAGGCCAGGAAGAAATTTTTAGCGGCATGGCAAAATAAAAAGCAAGAGAAAATAGAGCATCCGTATTTGGGCGAGAAAATAAGCTGGGGACTGGTTCCGCATGCTCAAGCATTGCTACTGGCGCGTTATTTGCGCGGCGATCTGGATGAATACCCTCCATTTTTATGGAAGTAGGTGTTTGATTTGTTAGTTCTAGTCACATATGATGTAAAGACAACAAGCATGACCGGGCAGCAAAGATTGCGCCGAGTTGCAAAGCTATGCCAAAACTACGGCCAAAGAGTTCAAAATTCGGTATTTGAATGCATCGTAGATGCAACTGAGTTTGCTCTTTTAAAAATAAAACTGATGGAAGTTATCGACCAAGAACAGGACAGTATCAGGTTCTATCAGCTTGGCAACAATTACAAAAACAAGGTGGAGCATTTTGGAGTTAAAGAATCCCTGGATCTTGAAGGTCCATTGATTCTATAGTAATTTGACGGTGCGAACCCCAAGTGCACATGCATTTCCCGGGGGATTCGCACCAGAAATATCTTGATATTTATCCATAAATGTTATTTTATGTATATAAGTGTTCGTAAACAAGTATGTTTTCGACAAAAAAGTACTGGTTTTCAGGCTTTTTTACTTGAAAATCGGAGTCGCATCCTATGTGGATGCGTGGATTGAAAGGTATCCATTGGCGCACCTGAGACGGTCTATCATGTCGCATCCTATGTGGATGCGTGGATTGAAAGCATATGATTTTAGTACAATTACTAGAATGTTATTGGGTCGCATCCTATGTGGATGCGTGGATTGAAAGCACTCTTCTTGGTTTGTTTCACAAGCTGGTTACCAGTCGCATCCTATGTGGATGCGTGGATTGAAAGACCTCCTTCTCCCCCATCGTCCTTTTTAAAAAGTGGTCGCATCCTATGTGGATGCGTGGATTGAAAGGTCGGCATCATCCTGGAGCTTTACGAGTTGATCTTGTCGCATCCTATGTGGATGCGTGGATTGAAAGAACATACGCCGGATCCAGTATATGGAGCGAGGTAGTCGCATCCTATGTGGATGCGTGGATTGAAAGCAAAAAGGGAGAATAATAAATGGAATTTTACATGCCGTCGCATCCTATGTGGATGCGTGGATTGAAAGAACCATTAGTTTCGAATCTTGGTTTGATCAACTTGTCGCATCCTATGTGGATGCGTGGATTGAAAGAAATGTTGCAAACGGCAACCCTGCCGCACGTTTTACGGTCGCATCCTATGTGGATGCGTGGATTGAAAGACTGATTTGATTTGCAAAATTTGTATTGGTGTCCAGTCGCATCCTATGTGGATGCGTGGATTGAAAGCGATTGAGATAAGTCAAACCCTCCTACGCACGGCCTAGTCGCATCCTATGTGGATGCGTGGATTGAAAGTGGACTGCTCATCTGCCAAAGATGCTGATGAGCTGGTCGCATCCTATGTGGATGCGTGGATTGAAAGATATCATCCGGTTTAACAACGTCGGTCATTTTCGTCGCATCCTATGTGGATGCGTGGATTGAAAGCCTTTAGGAGCGCCCGGCCCCCGTTTAGTAACGTTGTCGCATCCTATGTGGATGCGTGGATTGAAAGTGAGCAGCTGCTTCGATTGCGGCATTGATCCGCGTCGCATCC
Encoded proteins:
- the cas7c gene encoding type I-C CRISPR-associated protein Cas7/Csd2, whose protein sequence is MSVLDHKIDFAVVLSVKGANPNGDPLNGNRPRQNYDGHGEISDVAIKRKIRNRLQDMGEPIFVQSNDRKTDAFSSLRERADANEELNKILKSKTASGDDFAKIACESWIDVRSFGQVFAFKGGADKGVSVGVRGPVSIHTATSVLPIDITSMQITKSVNSEPGKDRGSDTMGMKHRVDFGVYVFYGSINTQLAEKTGFSNEDANKIKEALVTLFENDASAARPDGSMEIHKVYWWEHNSKLGQYSSAKVHRSLTVEPRVEEPKSFDEYVIELTELDGLKVEILDGL
- the cas8c gene encoding type I-C CRISPR-associated protein Cas8c/Csd1, encoding MSWLLNLYETYESNLDLVGEIETRANDQEFTLLPISHTTQNAHIEVTVSENGEFHSASVIDKKDASTLIPCTEKSASRAGKVISPYPLHDKLVYVAGDFTAYAGSGNEAESFAHYIKQLGDWANSSYATWKVRSIYNYLKKGCLIQDLIKERILFVDTDKRLIEKWDKKYESLYPEKPFIFSVLAGGQESAFVRFNVRARDIEKDVWDDQEMYKSWIDYYQNLLGDEDICFVTGNRQPSTDKHANKIRNAADKAKLISANDSSGFTYRGRFNASHDAASISYEVSQKAHNALKWLINRQGKIIDLRVFLIWGNDDLNVPDPTEDTFAIGPAPTEVAAKRSFTNREYAQEVYKLMDGYKSNLSSKPKINILVLDSATTGRMAVLYYRNMDKEIYLEKLKDWHTSCAWLHRYRKNREGDFVQFYGAPATKDIAFAAYGPRANEKIVKGLMERMLPCIVDGANIPQDIVKSAFHRASNPVSMEKWEWEKTLSITCALINKTLKTRKEEFGLALNTENDDRDYLFGRLLAVADVLERRALGDETRATNAIRYMNSFSMHPERTWMTIQRSLQPYQARLGTKATYLTKIMDEIASKFKVEDFNNRSLSGKYLLGFYSQRHELYQKKENNNDANEASGEE
- the cas2 gene encoding CRISPR-associated endonuclease Cas2; translation: MLVLVTYDVKTTSMTGQQRLRRVAKLCQNYGQRVQNSVFECIVDATEFALLKIKLMEVIDQEQDSIRFYQLGNNYKNKVEHFGVKESLDLEGPLIL
- the cas4 gene encoding CRISPR-associated protein Cas4, which translates into the protein MAYNDEDDYLMLSGIQHFQFCKRQWALIHIEQQWEENVKTIEGQYLHRNADQPFTREKRGDKLVVRAMSVKSHELKMSGICDVVEFVQDSRGVEINGAEGKYLVFPVEYKRGKPKTDESDVLQLAAQAICLEEMLLCEVQMGFIFYQELKHRVEVSLTDDVKQKVRSVVAEMHDYYKRGHTPKVKTGPFCKNCSLHSICLPSLMTKRTVRSYIEGKIRDEASS
- the cas5c gene encoding type I-C CRISPR-associated protein Cas5c, translating into MRNAIEFEVYGNYALFTDPLTKLGGEKLSYQVPTYQAIKGIVESIYWKPTLIMIVDEIRVMNAIRMESKGIRPIEYGGGNTLANYTYLKDVRYQVRAHFEFNLNRPDLAHDRNEHKHHNILKRSLKAGGRRDIFLGARECQGYVEPCEFGSGDGFYDGYGEIHLGNMVHGINYPDETGRDQMEVRLWIPKMKDGYIKFDRPEDCPQVRVISEMKPKHFDENNVESVDDLFAQMEGGEAL
- the cas1c gene encoding type I-C CRISPR-associated endonuclease Cas1c; the encoded protein is MKRLLNTLYVTQPDIYLSLDGDNIVLLKEQEKVGRLPLHNLESIVAFGYTGASPALMGYCAERNIAITFMTMSGRFLARVIGQSKGNVVLRKKQYLISADESLSVKTARNFIIGKIYNHKWIIERMTRDYPLRINVAEFKEISGQLSSIILDVRACEDLERLRGLEGQAAFSYNKALGQMILQQTDDFYFRSRSRRPPLDNMNAMLSLAYTLLANDMAAALEAVGLDAYVGFLHRDRPGRASLALDVMEELRGVYADKFVLTLINKKIVNKDDFYTKENGAVLMTDEARKKFLAAWQNKKQEKIEHPYLGEKISWGLVPHAQALLLARYLRGDLDEYPPFLWK